Proteins from a single region of Echeneis naucrates chromosome 14, fEcheNa1.1, whole genome shotgun sequence:
- the brd8a gene encoding bromodomain-containing protein 8 isoform X7 — translation MKSGDQNWVSVSRAIKPFAEPGRPPDWFSQKHCASKYSELLETTEAPKRKRGEKGEVVETVVDVIVRRLTAERIEELKKLIKDTQEKHRKLRREAELIQAGHLDCKLEELWEETLQKKKLEEEEAELKRKNIDAAYQGISFTSRQVAKSAPKRVPGMTMRSPSGYSSPSQEFSPGDPLESLTLDLAPTKNASESIKLMAFTESSGLGSDDIGHGSLLEDPTQKKPLGQKATPPPSPLLSELLKKGSILASNSRLIGDSDVSTGSITGAHDLQLAPPTQPLSHATGAPMLSRLLEAGPTRFSASLGFMVNTDSASSIPLSTVTALPVGSTDSAISEDKVSGLSEEDVTVSYMGDELDLKTVGDIIAIIEDKADEAAEALDAAAVEAALSLCEENGHALSGAWEAGPFQPHGSHSSVPTGIPQSASLHCSLAGKTELLEVQDETSAALSSLCNSQDSCLAVFPIGLRSIPPTTSSSCNLKSMELCHTGAPPHPEGIKETGEVVHPKSQISLGVSIKCESEKWAQQRPRKSHSADAVLEDSPPTERQPKDMKAENGNSVGGRENASGTEVDSEVNGPEACGEEEGDGVEGFLSEPDGEMELEPAASESEDGYSLHTASSSLQLHTTADSIPSSPASSQFSVCSEDLEALQAHKIWKKAIMLVWRAAANHRYANVFLQPVTDEIAPGYHSIVHRPMDLATIKKNIETGLIRTTAEFQRDIMLMFQNAVMYNSLDHDVYHMALEMQRDVLEQIQQFLATQLIMETSESGISAKSLRGRESTRKQDSTDKDTVSMSSPAFLLSLFDGGTRGRRCAIEADLKMKK, via the exons ATGAAGAGTGGAGACCAGAACTG GGTATCTGTCAGTCGAGCTATCAAACCATTTGCAGAACCTGGGCGACCACCTGACTGGTTTTCTCAAAAG CACTGTGCCTCCAAATACTCTGAGCTCCTGGAAACAACAGAGGCCCCAAA GAGGAAGCGTGGTGAGAAAGGTGAAGTGGTGGAGACGGTGGTGGATGTGATAGTACGCAGGCTGACAGCTGAAAGGATTGAAGAATTAAAAAAGTTGATCAAAGATACACAAGAGAAGCACAG AAAGCTGAGGAGAGAGGCTGAGCTGATTCAAGCTGGGCATCTAGATTGCAAGCTAGAAGAGTTATGGGAAGAAACTTTGCA gaagaaaaaactggaggaagaggaagcagagctaaaaagaaaaaacatagaTGCTGCTTATCAGGGTATCTCCTTCACTT CCAGGCAGGTGGCAAAAAGTGCACCTAAGCGGGTGCCCGGTATGACCATGCGTTCGCCCTCAGGATATAGCTCCCCAAGCCAGGAATTCTCACCAGGTGACCCACTCGAGAGCCTGACTCTGGATCTTGCACCCACAAAGAAT GCTTCCGAATCAATAAAGCTAATGGCATTTACTGAGTCATCTGGCCTTGGTAGTGATGACATCGGTCATGGGTCACTTCTAGAGGATCCCACTCAAAAGAAACCCCTGGGTCAGAAAGCCACACCGCCACCATCCCCCCTCCTGTCAGAGTTACTGAAAAAAGGCAGTATCTTGGCGTCTAATTCCAGACTG ATTGGGGACAGTGATGTATCCACTGGTAGTATAACTGGAGCACATGACTTACAGCTGGCTCCACCTACTCAACCTCTCTCTCATGCAACAG GTGCCCCAATGTTGTCCCGTTTACTGGAGGCAGGTCCAACCCGGTTTTCTGCCTCATTAGGTTTCATGGTCAATACAGACTCAGCCTCCAGTATTCCTCTCTCTACTGTAACTGCACTTCCTGTTGGCTCTACTGACTCAGCCATTTCAG AGGATAAAGTATCGGGGCTCAGTGAAGAGGATGTGACTGTGTCCTACATGGGAGATGAGCTGGACCTGAAAACAGTCGGGGACATTATTGCCATCATTGAAGACAAG GCAGATGAGGCAGCAGAGGCTTTGGATGCAGCTGCAGTTGAAGCTGCGCTGTCCCTGTGTGAGGAAAATGGCCATGCACTGTCTGGTGCCTGGGAGGCTGGACCTTTCCAGCCTCATGGGTCTCACTCCTCAGTGCCCACAGGCATCCCACAGTCTGCATCTCTTCACTGTAGTCTGGCAGGGAAGACAGAACTGTTAGAAGTTCAGGATGAGACTTCAGCTGCACTCTCCTCGCTTTGCAACAGTCAAGATAGCTGTCTTGCAGTATTCCCCATTGGCCTAAGAAGCATTCCTCCCACCACCTCATCCTCGTGCAACCTGAAGAGTATGGAGCTCTGCCACACTGGAGCACCTCCACATCCTGAGGGAATCAAAGAGACTGGAGAGGTGGTCCACCCAAAAAGCCAAATTTCATTGGGTGTTAGTATAAAATGTGAGAGTGAGAAGTGGGCACAGCAAAGACCAAGAAAATCCCATTCAG CAGATGCTGTATTAGAAGATAGCCCTCCAACAGAAAGGCAGCCCAAG GACATGAAGGCCGAGAATGGAAATAGTGTTGGGGGAAGAGAGAATGCCTCAGGGACTGAAGTGGACAGTGAGGTCAATGGGCCAGAAGCgtgtggagaagaggaaggtgatGGGGTTGAGGGATTCTTGTCAGAGCCTGACGGTGAGATGGAGCTAGAACCCGCCGCAAGTGAGAGTGAAGATGGGTACAGCCTGCACACGGCGTCCTCATCTCTCCAGCTCCACACAACCGCTGACTCCATCCCCAGCAGCCCTGCCTCGTCGCAGTT TTCTGTGTGCAGCGAGGACCTGGAAGCGCTACAGGCTCACAAGATCTGGAAGAAAGCCATTATGCTGGTGTGGcgtgcagcagccaatcacag GTATGCTAATGTCTTCCTACAACCAGTGACAGATGAAATTGCACCTGGATATCACAGTATAGTGCACAG GCCCATGGACCTGGCCACTATCAAAAAGAACATTGAGACAGGTTTGATTCGTACCACTGCTGAATTCCAGAGGGACatcatgctgatgtttcagAACGCTGTCATGTACAACAGCCTGGATCATGACGTGTACCACATGGCTCTGGAGATGCAGCGTGATGTCCTGGAGCAGATCCAACAGTTTCTAGCTACGCAGCTCATCATGGAGACTTCAGAGTCTGGTATCAGCGCCAAGAGTCTGAGGGGCCGTGAGAGCACACGCAAACAGGACTCTACTGACAAG GACACTGTCTCCATGTCTTCTCCTgccttcctcctttctctcttt GATGGAGGCACCAGGGGGCGCCGTTGTGCCATAGAAGCTGacctgaagatgaagaaatga
- the brd8a gene encoding bromodomain-containing protein 8 isoform X3, which yields MANGVGKHKVLVIGPPEPWSVREKLCLATSVMKSGDQNWVSVSRAIKPFAEPGRPPDWFSQKHCASKYSELLETTEAPKRKRGEKGEVVETVVDVIVRRLTAERIEELKKLIKDTQEKHRKLRREAELIQAGHLDCKLEELWEETLQKKKLEEEEAELKRKNIDAAYQGISFTSRQVAKSAPKRVPGMTMRSPSGYSSPSQEFSPGDPLESLTLDLAPTKNASESIKLMAFTESSGLGSDDIGHGSLLEDPTQKKPLGQKATPPPSPLLSELLKKGSILASNSRLIGDSDVSTGSITGAHDLQLAPPTQPLSHATGAPMLSRLLEAGPTRFSASLGFMVNTDSASSIPLSTVTALPVGSTDSAISEDKVSGLSEEDVTVSYMGDELDLKTVGDIIAIIEDKADEAAEALDAAAVEAALSLCEENGHALSGAWEAGPFQPHGSHSSVPTGIPQSASLHCSLAGKTELLEVQDETSAALSSLCNSQDSCLAVFPIGLRSIPPTTSSSCNLKSMELCHTGAPPHPEGIKETGEVVHPKSQISLGVSIKCESEKWAQQRPRKSHSADAVLEDSPPTERQPKDMKAENGNSVGGRENASGTEVDSEVNGPEACGEEEGDGVEGFLSEPDGEMELEPAASESEDGYSLHTASSSLQLHTTADSIPSSPASSQFEDLEALQAHKIWKKAIMLVWRAAANHRYANVFLQPVTDEIAPGYHSIVHRPMDLATIKKNIETGLIRTTAEFQRDIMLMFQNAVMYNSLDHDVYHMALEMQRDVLEQIQQFLATQLIMETSESGISAKSLRGRESTRKQDSTDKDTVSMSSPAFLLSLFDGGTRGRRCAIEADLKMKK from the exons ATGGCAAACGGGGTTGGAA AACACAAGGTGCTTGTCATTGGCCCACCAGAGCCATGGTCAGTGAGAGAGAAGCTGTGTTTGGCCACATCTGTCATGAAGAGTGGAGACCAGAACTG GGTATCTGTCAGTCGAGCTATCAAACCATTTGCAGAACCTGGGCGACCACCTGACTGGTTTTCTCAAAAG CACTGTGCCTCCAAATACTCTGAGCTCCTGGAAACAACAGAGGCCCCAAA GAGGAAGCGTGGTGAGAAAGGTGAAGTGGTGGAGACGGTGGTGGATGTGATAGTACGCAGGCTGACAGCTGAAAGGATTGAAGAATTAAAAAAGTTGATCAAAGATACACAAGAGAAGCACAG AAAGCTGAGGAGAGAGGCTGAGCTGATTCAAGCTGGGCATCTAGATTGCAAGCTAGAAGAGTTATGGGAAGAAACTTTGCA gaagaaaaaactggaggaagaggaagcagagctaaaaagaaaaaacatagaTGCTGCTTATCAGGGTATCTCCTTCACTT CCAGGCAGGTGGCAAAAAGTGCACCTAAGCGGGTGCCCGGTATGACCATGCGTTCGCCCTCAGGATATAGCTCCCCAAGCCAGGAATTCTCACCAGGTGACCCACTCGAGAGCCTGACTCTGGATCTTGCACCCACAAAGAAT GCTTCCGAATCAATAAAGCTAATGGCATTTACTGAGTCATCTGGCCTTGGTAGTGATGACATCGGTCATGGGTCACTTCTAGAGGATCCCACTCAAAAGAAACCCCTGGGTCAGAAAGCCACACCGCCACCATCCCCCCTCCTGTCAGAGTTACTGAAAAAAGGCAGTATCTTGGCGTCTAATTCCAGACTG ATTGGGGACAGTGATGTATCCACTGGTAGTATAACTGGAGCACATGACTTACAGCTGGCTCCACCTACTCAACCTCTCTCTCATGCAACAG GTGCCCCAATGTTGTCCCGTTTACTGGAGGCAGGTCCAACCCGGTTTTCTGCCTCATTAGGTTTCATGGTCAATACAGACTCAGCCTCCAGTATTCCTCTCTCTACTGTAACTGCACTTCCTGTTGGCTCTACTGACTCAGCCATTTCAG AGGATAAAGTATCGGGGCTCAGTGAAGAGGATGTGACTGTGTCCTACATGGGAGATGAGCTGGACCTGAAAACAGTCGGGGACATTATTGCCATCATTGAAGACAAG GCAGATGAGGCAGCAGAGGCTTTGGATGCAGCTGCAGTTGAAGCTGCGCTGTCCCTGTGTGAGGAAAATGGCCATGCACTGTCTGGTGCCTGGGAGGCTGGACCTTTCCAGCCTCATGGGTCTCACTCCTCAGTGCCCACAGGCATCCCACAGTCTGCATCTCTTCACTGTAGTCTGGCAGGGAAGACAGAACTGTTAGAAGTTCAGGATGAGACTTCAGCTGCACTCTCCTCGCTTTGCAACAGTCAAGATAGCTGTCTTGCAGTATTCCCCATTGGCCTAAGAAGCATTCCTCCCACCACCTCATCCTCGTGCAACCTGAAGAGTATGGAGCTCTGCCACACTGGAGCACCTCCACATCCTGAGGGAATCAAAGAGACTGGAGAGGTGGTCCACCCAAAAAGCCAAATTTCATTGGGTGTTAGTATAAAATGTGAGAGTGAGAAGTGGGCACAGCAAAGACCAAGAAAATCCCATTCAG CAGATGCTGTATTAGAAGATAGCCCTCCAACAGAAAGGCAGCCCAAG GACATGAAGGCCGAGAATGGAAATAGTGTTGGGGGAAGAGAGAATGCCTCAGGGACTGAAGTGGACAGTGAGGTCAATGGGCCAGAAGCgtgtggagaagaggaaggtgatGGGGTTGAGGGATTCTTGTCAGAGCCTGACGGTGAGATGGAGCTAGAACCCGCCGCAAGTGAGAGTGAAGATGGGTACAGCCTGCACACGGCGTCCTCATCTCTCCAGCTCCACACAACCGCTGACTCCATCCCCAGCAGCCCTGCCTCGTCGCAGTT CGAGGACCTGGAAGCGCTACAGGCTCACAAGATCTGGAAGAAAGCCATTATGCTGGTGTGGcgtgcagcagccaatcacag GTATGCTAATGTCTTCCTACAACCAGTGACAGATGAAATTGCACCTGGATATCACAGTATAGTGCACAG GCCCATGGACCTGGCCACTATCAAAAAGAACATTGAGACAGGTTTGATTCGTACCACTGCTGAATTCCAGAGGGACatcatgctgatgtttcagAACGCTGTCATGTACAACAGCCTGGATCATGACGTGTACCACATGGCTCTGGAGATGCAGCGTGATGTCCTGGAGCAGATCCAACAGTTTCTAGCTACGCAGCTCATCATGGAGACTTCAGAGTCTGGTATCAGCGCCAAGAGTCTGAGGGGCCGTGAGAGCACACGCAAACAGGACTCTACTGACAAG GACACTGTCTCCATGTCTTCTCCTgccttcctcctttctctcttt GATGGAGGCACCAGGGGGCGCCGTTGTGCCATAGAAGCTGacctgaagatgaagaaatga
- the brd8a gene encoding bromodomain-containing protein 8 isoform X2 produces MANGVGKHKVLVIGPPEPWSVREKLCLATSVMKSGDQNWVSVSRAIKPFAEPGRPPDWFSQKHCASKYSELLETTEAPKRKRGEKGEVVETVVDVIVRRLTAERIEELKKLIKDTQEKHRKLRREAELIQAGHLDCKLEELWEETLQKKKLEEEEAELKRKNIDAAYQGISFTSRQVAKSAPKRVPGMTMRSPSGYSSPSQEFSPGDPLESLTLDLAPTKNASESIKLMAFTESSGLGSDDIGHGSLLEDPTQKKPLGQKATPPPSPLLSELLKKGSILASNSRLIGDSDVSTGSITGAHDLQLAPPTQPLSHATGAPMLSRLLEAGPTRFSASLGFMVNTDSASSIPLSTVTALPVGSTDSAISEDKVSGLSEEDVTVSYMGDELDLKTVGDIIAIIEDKADEAAEALDAAAVEAALSLCEENGHALSGAWEAGPFQPHGSHSSVPTGIPQSASLHCSLAGKTELLEVQDETSAALSSLCNSQDSCLAVFPIGLRSIPPTTSSSCNLKSMELCHTGAPPHPEGIKETGEVVHPKSQISLGVSIKCESEKWAQQRPRKSHSDAVLEDSPPTERQPKDMKAENGNSVGGRENASGTEVDSEVNGPEACGEEEGDGVEGFLSEPDGEMELEPAASESEDGYSLHTASSSLQLHTTADSIPSSPASSQFSVCSEDLEALQAHKIWKKAIMLVWRAAANHRYANVFLQPVTDEIAPGYHSIVHRPMDLATIKKNIETGLIRTTAEFQRDIMLMFQNAVMYNSLDHDVYHMALEMQRDVLEQIQQFLATQLIMETSESGISAKSLRGRESTRKQDSTDKDTVSMSSPAFLLSLFDGGTRGRRCAIEADLKMKK; encoded by the exons ATGGCAAACGGGGTTGGAA AACACAAGGTGCTTGTCATTGGCCCACCAGAGCCATGGTCAGTGAGAGAGAAGCTGTGTTTGGCCACATCTGTCATGAAGAGTGGAGACCAGAACTG GGTATCTGTCAGTCGAGCTATCAAACCATTTGCAGAACCTGGGCGACCACCTGACTGGTTTTCTCAAAAG CACTGTGCCTCCAAATACTCTGAGCTCCTGGAAACAACAGAGGCCCCAAA GAGGAAGCGTGGTGAGAAAGGTGAAGTGGTGGAGACGGTGGTGGATGTGATAGTACGCAGGCTGACAGCTGAAAGGATTGAAGAATTAAAAAAGTTGATCAAAGATACACAAGAGAAGCACAG AAAGCTGAGGAGAGAGGCTGAGCTGATTCAAGCTGGGCATCTAGATTGCAAGCTAGAAGAGTTATGGGAAGAAACTTTGCA gaagaaaaaactggaggaagaggaagcagagctaaaaagaaaaaacatagaTGCTGCTTATCAGGGTATCTCCTTCACTT CCAGGCAGGTGGCAAAAAGTGCACCTAAGCGGGTGCCCGGTATGACCATGCGTTCGCCCTCAGGATATAGCTCCCCAAGCCAGGAATTCTCACCAGGTGACCCACTCGAGAGCCTGACTCTGGATCTTGCACCCACAAAGAAT GCTTCCGAATCAATAAAGCTAATGGCATTTACTGAGTCATCTGGCCTTGGTAGTGATGACATCGGTCATGGGTCACTTCTAGAGGATCCCACTCAAAAGAAACCCCTGGGTCAGAAAGCCACACCGCCACCATCCCCCCTCCTGTCAGAGTTACTGAAAAAAGGCAGTATCTTGGCGTCTAATTCCAGACTG ATTGGGGACAGTGATGTATCCACTGGTAGTATAACTGGAGCACATGACTTACAGCTGGCTCCACCTACTCAACCTCTCTCTCATGCAACAG GTGCCCCAATGTTGTCCCGTTTACTGGAGGCAGGTCCAACCCGGTTTTCTGCCTCATTAGGTTTCATGGTCAATACAGACTCAGCCTCCAGTATTCCTCTCTCTACTGTAACTGCACTTCCTGTTGGCTCTACTGACTCAGCCATTTCAG AGGATAAAGTATCGGGGCTCAGTGAAGAGGATGTGACTGTGTCCTACATGGGAGATGAGCTGGACCTGAAAACAGTCGGGGACATTATTGCCATCATTGAAGACAAG GCAGATGAGGCAGCAGAGGCTTTGGATGCAGCTGCAGTTGAAGCTGCGCTGTCCCTGTGTGAGGAAAATGGCCATGCACTGTCTGGTGCCTGGGAGGCTGGACCTTTCCAGCCTCATGGGTCTCACTCCTCAGTGCCCACAGGCATCCCACAGTCTGCATCTCTTCACTGTAGTCTGGCAGGGAAGACAGAACTGTTAGAAGTTCAGGATGAGACTTCAGCTGCACTCTCCTCGCTTTGCAACAGTCAAGATAGCTGTCTTGCAGTATTCCCCATTGGCCTAAGAAGCATTCCTCCCACCACCTCATCCTCGTGCAACCTGAAGAGTATGGAGCTCTGCCACACTGGAGCACCTCCACATCCTGAGGGAATCAAAGAGACTGGAGAGGTGGTCCACCCAAAAAGCCAAATTTCATTGGGTGTTAGTATAAAATGTGAGAGTGAGAAGTGGGCACAGCAAAGACCAAGAAAATCCCATTCAG ATGCTGTATTAGAAGATAGCCCTCCAACAGAAAGGCAGCCCAAG GACATGAAGGCCGAGAATGGAAATAGTGTTGGGGGAAGAGAGAATGCCTCAGGGACTGAAGTGGACAGTGAGGTCAATGGGCCAGAAGCgtgtggagaagaggaaggtgatGGGGTTGAGGGATTCTTGTCAGAGCCTGACGGTGAGATGGAGCTAGAACCCGCCGCAAGTGAGAGTGAAGATGGGTACAGCCTGCACACGGCGTCCTCATCTCTCCAGCTCCACACAACCGCTGACTCCATCCCCAGCAGCCCTGCCTCGTCGCAGTT TTCTGTGTGCAGCGAGGACCTGGAAGCGCTACAGGCTCACAAGATCTGGAAGAAAGCCATTATGCTGGTGTGGcgtgcagcagccaatcacag GTATGCTAATGTCTTCCTACAACCAGTGACAGATGAAATTGCACCTGGATATCACAGTATAGTGCACAG GCCCATGGACCTGGCCACTATCAAAAAGAACATTGAGACAGGTTTGATTCGTACCACTGCTGAATTCCAGAGGGACatcatgctgatgtttcagAACGCTGTCATGTACAACAGCCTGGATCATGACGTGTACCACATGGCTCTGGAGATGCAGCGTGATGTCCTGGAGCAGATCCAACAGTTTCTAGCTACGCAGCTCATCATGGAGACTTCAGAGTCTGGTATCAGCGCCAAGAGTCTGAGGGGCCGTGAGAGCACACGCAAACAGGACTCTACTGACAAG GACACTGTCTCCATGTCTTCTCCTgccttcctcctttctctcttt GATGGAGGCACCAGGGGGCGCCGTTGTGCCATAGAAGCTGacctgaagatgaagaaatga
- the brd8a gene encoding bromodomain-containing protein 8 isoform X5 — translation MANGVGKHKVLVIGPPEPWSVREKLCLATSVMKSGDQNWVSVSRAIKPFAEPGRPPDWFSQKHCASKYSELLETTEAPKRKRGEKGEVVETVVDVIVRRLTAERIEELKKLIKDTQEKHRKLRREAELIQAGHLDCKLEELWEETLQKKKLEEEEAELKRKNIDAAYQGISFTSRQVAKSAPKRVPGMTMRSPSGYSSPSQEFSPGDPLESLTLDLAPTKNASESIKLMAFTESSGLGSDDIGHGSLLEDPTQKKPLGQKATPPPSPLLSELLKKGSILASNSRLIGDSDVSTGSITGAHDLQLAPPTQPLSHATGAPMLSRLLEAGPTRFSASLGFMVNTDSASSIPLSTVTALPVGSTDSAISEDKVSGLSEEDVTVSYMGDELDLKTVGDIIAIIEDKADEAAEALDAAAVEAALSLCEENGHALSGAWEAGPFQPHGSHSSVPTGIPQSASLHCSLAGKTELLEVQDETSAALSSLCNSQDSCLAVFPIGLRSIPPTTSSSCNLKSMELCHTGAPPHPEGIKETGEVVHPKSQISLGVSIKCESEKWAQQRPRKSHSADAVLEDSPPTERQPKDMKAENGNSVGGRENASGTEVDSEVNGPEACGEEEGDGVEGFLSEPDGEMELEPAASESEDGYSLHTASSSLQLHTTADSIPSSPASSQFSVCSEDLEALQAHKIWKKAIMLVWRAAANHRYANVFLQPVTDEIAPGYHSIVHRPMDLATIKKNIETGLIRTTAEFQRDIMLMFQNAVMYNSLDHDVYHMALEMQRDVLEQIQQFLATQLIMETSESGISAKSLRGRESTRKQDSTDKDGGTRGRRCAIEADLKMKK, via the exons ATGGCAAACGGGGTTGGAA AACACAAGGTGCTTGTCATTGGCCCACCAGAGCCATGGTCAGTGAGAGAGAAGCTGTGTTTGGCCACATCTGTCATGAAGAGTGGAGACCAGAACTG GGTATCTGTCAGTCGAGCTATCAAACCATTTGCAGAACCTGGGCGACCACCTGACTGGTTTTCTCAAAAG CACTGTGCCTCCAAATACTCTGAGCTCCTGGAAACAACAGAGGCCCCAAA GAGGAAGCGTGGTGAGAAAGGTGAAGTGGTGGAGACGGTGGTGGATGTGATAGTACGCAGGCTGACAGCTGAAAGGATTGAAGAATTAAAAAAGTTGATCAAAGATACACAAGAGAAGCACAG AAAGCTGAGGAGAGAGGCTGAGCTGATTCAAGCTGGGCATCTAGATTGCAAGCTAGAAGAGTTATGGGAAGAAACTTTGCA gaagaaaaaactggaggaagaggaagcagagctaaaaagaaaaaacatagaTGCTGCTTATCAGGGTATCTCCTTCACTT CCAGGCAGGTGGCAAAAAGTGCACCTAAGCGGGTGCCCGGTATGACCATGCGTTCGCCCTCAGGATATAGCTCCCCAAGCCAGGAATTCTCACCAGGTGACCCACTCGAGAGCCTGACTCTGGATCTTGCACCCACAAAGAAT GCTTCCGAATCAATAAAGCTAATGGCATTTACTGAGTCATCTGGCCTTGGTAGTGATGACATCGGTCATGGGTCACTTCTAGAGGATCCCACTCAAAAGAAACCCCTGGGTCAGAAAGCCACACCGCCACCATCCCCCCTCCTGTCAGAGTTACTGAAAAAAGGCAGTATCTTGGCGTCTAATTCCAGACTG ATTGGGGACAGTGATGTATCCACTGGTAGTATAACTGGAGCACATGACTTACAGCTGGCTCCACCTACTCAACCTCTCTCTCATGCAACAG GTGCCCCAATGTTGTCCCGTTTACTGGAGGCAGGTCCAACCCGGTTTTCTGCCTCATTAGGTTTCATGGTCAATACAGACTCAGCCTCCAGTATTCCTCTCTCTACTGTAACTGCACTTCCTGTTGGCTCTACTGACTCAGCCATTTCAG AGGATAAAGTATCGGGGCTCAGTGAAGAGGATGTGACTGTGTCCTACATGGGAGATGAGCTGGACCTGAAAACAGTCGGGGACATTATTGCCATCATTGAAGACAAG GCAGATGAGGCAGCAGAGGCTTTGGATGCAGCTGCAGTTGAAGCTGCGCTGTCCCTGTGTGAGGAAAATGGCCATGCACTGTCTGGTGCCTGGGAGGCTGGACCTTTCCAGCCTCATGGGTCTCACTCCTCAGTGCCCACAGGCATCCCACAGTCTGCATCTCTTCACTGTAGTCTGGCAGGGAAGACAGAACTGTTAGAAGTTCAGGATGAGACTTCAGCTGCACTCTCCTCGCTTTGCAACAGTCAAGATAGCTGTCTTGCAGTATTCCCCATTGGCCTAAGAAGCATTCCTCCCACCACCTCATCCTCGTGCAACCTGAAGAGTATGGAGCTCTGCCACACTGGAGCACCTCCACATCCTGAGGGAATCAAAGAGACTGGAGAGGTGGTCCACCCAAAAAGCCAAATTTCATTGGGTGTTAGTATAAAATGTGAGAGTGAGAAGTGGGCACAGCAAAGACCAAGAAAATCCCATTCAG CAGATGCTGTATTAGAAGATAGCCCTCCAACAGAAAGGCAGCCCAAG GACATGAAGGCCGAGAATGGAAATAGTGTTGGGGGAAGAGAGAATGCCTCAGGGACTGAAGTGGACAGTGAGGTCAATGGGCCAGAAGCgtgtggagaagaggaaggtgatGGGGTTGAGGGATTCTTGTCAGAGCCTGACGGTGAGATGGAGCTAGAACCCGCCGCAAGTGAGAGTGAAGATGGGTACAGCCTGCACACGGCGTCCTCATCTCTCCAGCTCCACACAACCGCTGACTCCATCCCCAGCAGCCCTGCCTCGTCGCAGTT TTCTGTGTGCAGCGAGGACCTGGAAGCGCTACAGGCTCACAAGATCTGGAAGAAAGCCATTATGCTGGTGTGGcgtgcagcagccaatcacag GTATGCTAATGTCTTCCTACAACCAGTGACAGATGAAATTGCACCTGGATATCACAGTATAGTGCACAG GCCCATGGACCTGGCCACTATCAAAAAGAACATTGAGACAGGTTTGATTCGTACCACTGCTGAATTCCAGAGGGACatcatgctgatgtttcagAACGCTGTCATGTACAACAGCCTGGATCATGACGTGTACCACATGGCTCTGGAGATGCAGCGTGATGTCCTGGAGCAGATCCAACAGTTTCTAGCTACGCAGCTCATCATGGAGACTTCAGAGTCTGGTATCAGCGCCAAGAGTCTGAGGGGCCGTGAGAGCACACGCAAACAGGACTCTACTGACAAG GATGGAGGCACCAGGGGGCGCCGTTGTGCCATAGAAGCTGacctgaagatgaagaaatga